A region of Lycium barbarum isolate Lr01 chromosome 1, ASM1917538v2, whole genome shotgun sequence DNA encodes the following proteins:
- the LOC132611170 gene encoding LOW QUALITY PROTEIN: adenylosuccinate synthetase, chloroplastic (The sequence of the model RefSeq protein was modified relative to this genomic sequence to represent the inferred CDS: inserted 4 bases in 2 codons; substituted 2 bases at 2 genomic stop codons) codes for MFVANTSGNKVKLMHLHLLEDLSKVGQYACCAATLEILYRYLCRASQRGIRVIVWIYERILPLRPPRDPDLQAVKWVIPNLPGPPCARISGVSRIESLSQVSGXPWGDEGKGKRVHILAKHFEIVARCQGGGGANAGHTIYNSEGKKFALHLVPSGILNEETVCXIGNGVVVHLPGLFKEIDDLESNGVCIRGRILVCDRAHLLFDFHRVIDGLREAELAKSFIGATKRGIGPCYSSKVIXNGIRVSDLRHMDTFPQKLDLLLSDAASRFKGFNYSPDMLREEVEHYKKFAERLEPFIKDTVHFVNDAISQKKKILVEGGQATMLDIDFGTYPFVTSSSPSAGGICNCLGIAPRVVGDLIGVVKAYTTRVGSGRFPTEILGKGGDLLRLPGTTTVRLRYCGWLDIVALRFCCQINGFASLNLTKLDVLSDLSEIQLDVSYRLPDGTPVESFPSDLRLLDXIRVEYEVLPGWQTDISSIRKYSDLPKAAREYVERIEELVGVPIHYIGIGPGRDALIYK; via the exons ATGTTTGTGGCTAATACATCAGGTAATAAGGTCAAGTTGATGCATCTACATTTGCTTGAGGACTTGTCCAAAGTTGGACAATATGCTTGTTGTGCAGCTACACTTGAGATACTTTACAGATATCTTTGTCGTGCATCGCAAAGAGGGATTAGAGTCATTG TATGGATATACGAGAGGATTCTGCCTCTTAGGCCACCGAGGGATCCTGATCTGCAAGCTGTCAAGTGGGTCATTCCTAACCTACCAGGACCACCGTGTGCTCGT ATATCTGGAGTGAGCAGGATTGAATCACTGAGTCAGGTCTCTGG TCCTTGGGGTGATGAAGGTAAAGGAAAACGCGTTCATATCTTGGCTAAACATTTCGAAATTGTTGCTCGTTGCCAG GGTGGAGGTGGAGCCAATGCTGGGCACACTATTTACAATTCAGAGGGAAAGAAATTTGCTTTGCACCTTGTTCCTTCGGGTATTCTCAATGAGGAAACGGTATG TATTGGTAATGGAGTTGTGGTGCATCTACCAGGATTATTTAAAGAAATTGATGATCTTGAATCTAATGGAGTCTGTATTCGAGGAAGGATCTTGGTATGTGATCGTGCTCACTTATTATTTGATTTTCACCGAGTAATAGATGGGCTTAGAGAAGCTGAGCTGGCTAAATCCTTTATTGGCGCCACCAAGAGAGGCATTGGGCCTTGCTATTCAAGCAAGGTCATTTGAAATGGCATAAGAGTAAGTGATTTAAGGCATATGGATACCTTCCCCCAGAAACTTGATCTTTTGCTATCAGATGCTGCTTCAAGGTTCAAAGGTTTTAATTATAGCCCTGATATGCTCAGGGAAGAGGTGGAACACTACAAGAAATTTGCTGAGAGGTTGGAACCCTTTATTAAAGATACTGTACACTTCGTGAATGATGCTATATCTCAGAAAAAGAAGATTTTGGTTGAAGGTGGTCAGGCAACTATGTTGGACATAGATTTTGGAACGTACCCTTTTGTGACATCCTCCAGTCCATCAGCTGGTGGAATCTGCAATTGTCTTGGCATTGCTCCCCGAGTGGTTGGTGATCTCATCGGTGTG GTTAAAGCATACACTACTAGAGTTGGTTCTGGTCGTTTCCCAACAGAAATCTTGGGTAAAGGTGGTGACCTTCTGCGATTGCCGGGCACGACGACTGTTCGCCTCCGTTATTGTGGCTGGCTAGACATAGTTGCACTGAGATTTTGCTGTCAGATTAATGGATTTGCTTCTCTGAACCTAACAAAGCTTGACGTGTTGTCAGATCTTTCAGAAATTCAGTTGGATGTTTCCTACAGACTGCCAGATGGCACACCAGTTGAATCATTTCCTTCTGATCTTCGTCTACTTGATTAAAT CCGGGTGGAATACGAAGTCTTGCCTGGCTGGCAGACTGATATTTCTTCCATCAGAAAATATTCAGACTTACCGAAGGCTGCACGTGAGTATGTAGAAAGGATAGAAGAACTTGTTGGAGTACCTATCCATTACATTGGTATTGGGCCTGGTCGTGATGCCCTCATCTACAAGTGA